A single genomic interval of Sinorhizobium garamanticum harbors:
- a CDS encoding DUF1049 domain-containing protein: MLKRLINIVVLVPLGIILIVLSVANRQAVTFAFNPFNPADSVLSVSAPFFVFLFLAVIVGLILGAGATWLRQGKYRRRARNEANEALKWHREAEKQRSQAEKLASQTTLPAPQN, translated from the coding sequence ATGCTCAAGAGACTGATCAATATCGTTGTACTGGTGCCCTTGGGGATCATCCTGATCGTACTAAGCGTTGCCAATCGTCAGGCGGTAACCTTCGCCTTCAATCCGTTCAACCCGGCCGACAGCGTACTTTCCGTCTCGGCCCCCTTTTTCGTGTTCCTGTTTCTCGCCGTCATCGTAGGGCTGATCCTCGGGGCCGGGGCGACCTGGCTCAGACAGGGAAAATATCGTCGCCGCGCCCGCAACGAAGCCAACGAGGCATTGAAATGGCATCGTGAGGCGGAAAAGCAACGCAGCCAGGCGGAGAAACTGGCATCGCAAACAACGCTGCCTGCGCCGCAGAACTAA
- a CDS encoding integration host factor subunit beta, translating into MIKSELVQIVAARNPHLYHRDVENIVNAVLDEITDALAAGNRVELRGFGAFSVKNRPSRSGRNPRTGDSVFVEEKWVPFFKTGKELRERLNPGMNGNDDD; encoded by the coding sequence GTGATCAAGTCAGAACTGGTGCAGATTGTGGCCGCACGCAATCCGCATCTCTATCACCGCGACGTCGAAAATATCGTCAATGCGGTTCTTGATGAGATCACGGATGCACTGGCGGCGGGAAACCGTGTCGAGTTGCGCGGCTTCGGTGCCTTCTCGGTCAAGAACAGGCCGTCGCGCTCGGGTCGCAATCCGCGCACGGGCGACTCCGTCTTCGTCGAGGAGAAATGGGTGCCCTTCTTCAAAACCGGCAAGGAACTGCGCGAGCGCCTCAATCCCGGTATGAACGGCAACGACGACGACTAG
- the sppA gene encoding signal peptide peptidase SppA: protein MDELAIADRRSLRRKLSFWRWAAAAILVGVGLVLYAFSGWTEVAGRARHHVARVAVSGLIQDDRELVERLERIADNDSVRALIVTVSSPGGTTYGGEVIYKAIRKVAAKKPVVSDVRTLAASAGYMIALAGDHIVAGETSITGSIGVIFQYPQVKNLMDKLGVSLESIKSRPLKAEPSPFHPPSAEARAMIQAMIDDSYGWFVDVVAERRKIPRPNALALADGRIFTGRQALKDRLVDTLGGDEEIRAFLASRNVPKGLPVVDWDGPSGTLPFGLGGVVSEWIKALGYDAFPAMKGLEKIGGEKLFLDGLVSVWQVDAQ from the coding sequence ATGGACGAACTTGCCATAGCCGATCGTCGCAGCCTGCGCCGCAAGTTGAGCTTCTGGCGCTGGGCGGCTGCCGCCATCCTCGTGGGCGTGGGCCTCGTGCTTTATGCCTTCTCGGGCTGGACCGAGGTGGCCGGGCGCGCGCGCCATCACGTTGCGCGCGTGGCCGTATCGGGCTTGATCCAGGACGACCGGGAGCTGGTCGAGCGCCTGGAGCGGATCGCCGACAACGATTCAGTCAGGGCGCTCATCGTGACGGTATCGTCGCCGGGCGGCACCACCTATGGCGGTGAGGTCATCTACAAGGCGATCCGCAAGGTCGCCGCGAAGAAGCCGGTCGTTTCGGACGTCCGCACGCTAGCCGCCTCGGCCGGTTACATGATCGCGCTTGCCGGGGATCACATCGTCGCCGGAGAAACCTCCATCACCGGCTCGATCGGCGTGATCTTCCAGTACCCGCAGGTCAAGAACCTGATGGACAAACTCGGCGTATCGCTCGAGTCGATAAAATCGCGACCGCTCAAGGCCGAACCCTCTCCTTTCCATCCACCGAGCGCGGAGGCGAGGGCGATGATCCAGGCGATGATCGATGACAGCTACGGCTGGTTCGTCGATGTTGTGGCCGAACGGCGCAAGATCCCGCGGCCGAACGCCCTCGCCCTTGCCGATGGCCGCATCTTCACCGGGCGGCAGGCGCTGAAGGACAGGCTCGTCGATACGCTGGGCGGCGACGAGGAGATCAGGGCATTCCTCGCCAGCCGCAACGTCCCGAAGGGCCTTCCGGTGGTGGATTGGGACGGGCCGAGCGGAACATTGCCTTTCGGCCTTGGCGGGGTCGTCTCCGAGTGGATCAAGGCTTTGGGATATGACGCTTTTCCGGCAATGAAGGGACTTGAAAAAATCGGTGGCGAGAAGTTGTTTCTTGACGGTCTTGTTTCGGTTTGGCAGGTTGATGCGCAATAG
- the lptC gene encoding LPS export ABC transporter periplasmic protein LptC — MLNEARFPGIFADAGATSSDAYASAARHSARVRRLKVLLPLVASIIAMIFVAVSFVRAFLPEELQLETATIENGKIVMQNPAISGRNKQDISYSMKAQRALQDIANPDLITLETIHAEMPVNDTLIATVDAASGIYDRGANTLDMNAPFTISMNNGVNADFQSAYLDINAGEMETKRPIAISMNGGSIIAQTLRMTDKGRIVTFEGMVKVNVDPSTIRKNAK, encoded by the coding sequence ATGCTGAACGAAGCACGATTCCCCGGAATCTTTGCAGATGCGGGCGCGACTTCTTCCGATGCCTATGCTTCGGCGGCGCGGCATTCTGCGCGGGTGAGACGCCTCAAGGTCCTCTTGCCGCTCGTCGCCAGCATCATAGCCATGATCTTCGTGGCCGTCTCCTTCGTGCGCGCCTTCCTGCCGGAAGAGCTGCAACTCGAGACGGCGACGATCGAGAACGGCAAGATCGTCATGCAGAATCCTGCGATCTCCGGTCGCAACAAGCAGGACATCAGCTATTCCATGAAAGCGCAGCGTGCGCTTCAGGACATCGCCAACCCGGACCTCATCACGCTCGAAACCATTCACGCCGAAATGCCGGTGAACGACACGTTGATCGCCACGGTGGATGCGGCAAGCGGAATCTATGATCGCGGCGCCAACACGCTCGATATGAACGCGCCGTTCACGATTTCCATGAATAATGGCGTCAACGCCGATTTTCAGTCGGCCTATCTGGACATCAATGCCGGCGAGATGGAAACGAAGCGCCCGATCGCGATCAGCATGAACGGCGGATCGATCATTGCGCAGACGCTGCGAATGACAGATAAGGGACGTATTGTAACATTTGAAGGCATGGTCAAGGTCAATGTCGACCCGAGCACCATCCGCAAGAACGCAAAATAG
- a CDS encoding LptA/OstA family protein, with translation MSVKPAVFFRISASLAVAGLGALMIVTSASAQATSSRMRGIQLSNDKPIQIESDKLEIKDPESKAIFTGNVKVVQGTTTLQAGNMTVFYKTEGGATVTSGNADIDRIEVSNKVFLSSGAQQATGDSGLVNMTEQTIVLKGEKVVLSEGKNVFVGCQLNVQMDTGEAQLEACGGRVQIQLDPQSRKQN, from the coding sequence ATGTCGGTCAAACCTGCCGTGTTTTTTAGAATTTCAGCCAGTCTCGCTGTGGCCGGGCTCGGTGCGTTGATGATTGTCACCAGCGCTTCGGCACAGGCAACCTCCAGTCGGATGAGGGGCATTCAGCTTTCGAACGACAAGCCGATCCAGATCGAGAGCGACAAGCTCGAGATCAAGGATCCCGAGAGCAAGGCGATCTTCACCGGCAACGTGAAGGTCGTCCAGGGCACGACTACGCTGCAGGCGGGCAACATGACCGTCTTTTACAAGACGGAAGGCGGCGCCACGGTGACGAGCGGCAATGCCGATATCGACCGGATCGAAGTCAGTAACAAGGTGTTCCTCAGTTCTGGAGCGCAGCAGGCGACGGGCGACAGCGGCCTTGTCAACATGACCGAGCAGACGATCGTGCTCAAGGGCGAGAAGGTGGTCCTGTCGGAAGGCAAGAACGTCTTCGTCGGCTGCCAGTTGAACGTACAGATGGATACGGGCGAAGCACAACTCGAGGCCTGCGGCGGCCGCGTGCAGATTCAACTTGACCCGCAGTCCCGCAAGCAGAACTGA
- the lptB gene encoding LPS export ABC transporter ATP-binding protein codes for MQIPFLHKRKRVKKPSANPGTVHAVDKARYDGTLIARGLTKTYRSRCVVNGVSLVVRRGEAVGLLGPNGAGKTTCFYMITGLVPVDEGSIEINGNDVTTMPMYRRARLGVGYLPQEASIFRGLTVEENIRAVLEVHDENLDRRESKLDDLLGEFSITHLRKSPAIALSGGERRRLEIARALATDPTFMLLDEPFAGVDPISVADIQALVRHLTSRGIGVLITDHNVRETLGLIDRAYIIHAGEVLTHGRANDIVTNPDVRRLYLGDNFSL; via the coding sequence GTGCAGATTCCTTTTCTTCACAAACGCAAACGGGTCAAAAAGCCGTCGGCGAACCCCGGTACCGTTCATGCGGTCGACAAGGCGCGCTACGACGGCACCCTGATCGCACGCGGTTTGACGAAAACCTATCGTTCGCGCTGCGTCGTCAACGGGGTCTCGCTCGTCGTGCGCCGCGGCGAAGCTGTCGGCCTGCTCGGTCCGAACGGCGCCGGCAAGACGACCTGCTTCTACATGATTACCGGCCTTGTGCCGGTCGACGAGGGCTCGATCGAGATCAACGGCAACGACGTCACGACGATGCCGATGTACCGCCGGGCCCGCCTCGGCGTCGGCTATCTGCCGCAGGAAGCGTCGATCTTCCGCGGTCTGACGGTCGAGGAAAACATCCGCGCAGTGCTGGAGGTCCACGACGAGAACCTCGACCGGCGCGAAAGCAAGCTCGACGACCTGCTTGGCGAATTTTCGATCACGCACTTACGCAAATCGCCCGCCATCGCTCTTTCCGGCGGCGAGCGCCGGCGCCTGGAAATCGCGCGGGCGCTTGCCACCGATCCGACCTTCATGCTGCTCGACGAGCCTTTCGCAGGCGTCGACCCGATCTCGGTCGCCGACATCCAGGCGCTCGTGCGACACCTGACCTCGCGCGGCATTGGTGTCCTCATCACCGATCACAATGTCCGCGAGACCCTAGGTCTCATCGACCGGGCCTACATCATCCATGCCGGCGAAGTTCTGACGCACGGCCGCGCCAACGACATCGTTACCAACCCGGATGTCCGCCGGCTCTATCTCGGCGATAATTTCAGCCTGTAG
- the rpoN gene encoding RNA polymerase factor sigma-54, protein MALSASLYLRQSQSLVMTPQLMQSIQLLQMTHLELNQFIAQEVEKNPLLEFQAGDETITDHDRSAHEDPALASGEAAPDEVAGQGDLYDSATSSPGERLSEQLDADFANVFPDDTPPQRADAPELLGQWKSMPGGEGDSSEDYELDDFVAGRKTLRDVLLEQLPLALTAPGDRLIAQHLIDQLDGAGYLHADLDDTAARLGTASEDVMRVLLSLQQFDPPGVFARTLSECLAIQLRARDRFDPAMEALIDNLELLARRDFASLKKICGVDEEDLVDMLAEIRKLDPKPGTSFDTSVIEAIVPDVVVRAGPDGSWLVELNPDALPRVLVNHDYFAVISRGTRKNSADQAFLSDCLQNANWLTRSLDQRARTIMKVASEIVRQQDAFLVNGVDHLRPLNLRMVADAIKMHESTVSRVTSNKYMLTPRGLFELKYFFTVSIGSAENGDAHSAESVRHRIRTMIQQESAHAVLSDDDIVDLLKQSGVDIARRTVAKYREAMNIPSSVRRRREKRALAKAAGF, encoded by the coding sequence ATGGCTTTGTCCGCCAGCCTATATCTGCGCCAGTCTCAGTCGCTGGTGATGACGCCGCAACTGATGCAGTCGATCCAACTGCTTCAGATGACCCACCTTGAGCTCAATCAGTTCATCGCCCAGGAAGTCGAAAAAAACCCGCTGCTCGAATTTCAGGCGGGCGACGAGACGATCACGGACCACGATCGCTCCGCACACGAGGATCCCGCACTCGCATCCGGCGAGGCGGCGCCGGATGAGGTTGCCGGCCAGGGCGACCTTTACGATAGCGCGACGTCGAGCCCGGGCGAGAGGCTCAGCGAACAGCTCGACGCCGATTTCGCCAACGTCTTTCCGGACGACACGCCACCGCAACGCGCCGATGCGCCGGAACTGCTCGGTCAATGGAAGTCGATGCCCGGCGGCGAAGGTGACAGCAGCGAGGACTACGAACTCGACGATTTCGTCGCCGGCCGAAAAACCTTGAGGGACGTTCTCCTGGAACAGCTGCCCCTCGCGCTGACCGCCCCCGGCGACCGGCTTATCGCGCAGCACCTTATCGACCAGCTTGACGGGGCAGGTTACCTTCACGCAGACCTCGACGATACGGCGGCCAGGCTCGGCACGGCCAGCGAAGATGTGATGCGCGTGCTCCTCAGCCTACAGCAATTCGACCCCCCCGGTGTCTTCGCACGCACGCTCAGCGAATGCCTTGCCATCCAGTTGCGCGCACGCGATCGTTTCGATCCGGCGATGGAGGCGTTGATCGACAATCTCGAACTACTGGCACGCCGCGACTTTGCAAGCCTCAAAAAGATCTGCGGCGTCGACGAGGAAGATCTCGTCGATATGCTTGCCGAAATCCGCAAGCTCGATCCGAAGCCCGGCACCAGCTTCGATACGAGCGTCATCGAGGCGATCGTTCCGGACGTCGTCGTGCGTGCCGGGCCTGATGGAAGCTGGCTGGTCGAACTCAATCCCGACGCCCTGCCCCGGGTTCTCGTCAACCACGACTATTTTGCCGTGATCTCGCGCGGAACCCGGAAGAACAGCGCCGACCAGGCTTTTCTCAGTGATTGCCTGCAAAATGCCAACTGGCTGACGCGCAGTCTCGACCAAAGGGCCCGCACGATCATGAAGGTGGCGAGCGAGATCGTCCGCCAGCAGGACGCCTTTCTCGTCAACGGTGTCGATCATCTTCGCCCGCTCAATCTCAGGATGGTCGCCGACGCGATCAAGATGCATGAATCGACCGTCAGCCGCGTCACCTCGAACAAGTACATGCTGACGCCGCGTGGGCTTTTCGAATTGAAATACTTCTTCACCGTCTCGATCGGCTCGGCCGAGAACGGCGACGCCCATTCGGCGGAATCCGTTCGTCACCGCATCCGCACCATGATCCAGCAGGAGAGCGCACACGCGGTGCTTTCCGACGACGACATCGTCGATCTGCTCAAGCAGTCCGGCGTCGACATAGCCCGGCGCACTGTGGCCAAATATCGCGAGGCGATGAATATCCCCTCCTCGGTCCGGCGGCGCCGTGAAAAGCGAGCGCTTGCCAAGGCGGCCGGCTTTTAG
- the hpf gene encoding ribosome hibernation-promoting factor, HPF/YfiA family, translated as MSVRVSGKHMEIGDSFRARIGEQIDQAVTKYFDGGYSSQVTVEKSGSRFSADCKLHLDTGVVLQANGQANEPQAAFDAASDRIEKRLRRYKRKLKDHHNGNGQNAAEVAYTVMDSVPDVDEEVPEDYAPTIVAESTKQLRTMSVATAVMALDMTDEPVLMFRSPGKEDLNIVYRRNDGNIGWIDAANIKA; from the coding sequence ATGAGTGTGCGTGTATCCGGCAAACATATGGAAATCGGCGATTCGTTCCGCGCCCGAATCGGGGAGCAGATCGACCAAGCGGTTACCAAATATTTCGATGGAGGATATTCAAGCCAGGTCACTGTGGAAAAGTCTGGATCGCGTTTCAGCGCCGACTGCAAACTTCATCTCGACACGGGCGTGGTATTGCAGGCGAATGGCCAGGCGAATGAGCCGCAGGCGGCCTTTGATGCGGCATCGGATCGGATCGAGAAGCGGCTCCGGCGCTACAAGCGTAAGCTCAAGGATCACCACAACGGCAACGGACAGAATGCCGCGGAAGTGGCCTACACGGTGATGGACTCGGTGCCTGACGTGGACGAAGAGGTCCCGGAGGACTATGCACCAACCATCGTTGCGGAAAGCACGAAACAGTTGAGGACGATGTCCGTCGCGACCGCCGTCATGGCACTCGACATGACGGACGAACCGGTGCTGATGTTCCGCAGCCCCGGCAAGGAAGACCTGAACATCGTCTATCGGCGTAACGATGGAAATATTGGCTGGATTGACGCCGCCAATATCAAGGCATGA
- the ptsN gene encoding PTS IIA-like nitrogen regulatory protein PtsN has protein sequence MALAGLLHQNAIIPAMRANSKKQLLQELAAKASKLTGLPERDIFDVILQRERLGSTGVGNGIAIPHGKLNNLPSIVGIFARLDTPVDFEALDDQPVDLVFLLLAPEGAGADHLKALSRIARVLRDHDMVAKIRASDSASAIYTLLNDDTTSHAA, from the coding sequence ATGGCATTGGCAGGTTTGCTGCATCAAAATGCAATTATCCCGGCCATGAGGGCCAACTCGAAAAAACAACTCCTTCAGGAATTGGCGGCAAAAGCATCCAAACTTACCGGACTTCCGGAGCGTGACATCTTCGACGTCATTCTCCAGCGGGAACGGCTCGGTTCCACCGGCGTCGGCAACGGCATCGCCATTCCGCACGGAAAGCTCAACAACCTTCCCTCGATTGTCGGCATCTTCGCGCGACTCGACACGCCCGTCGACTTCGAGGCGCTGGACGACCAGCCGGTCGATCTCGTATTCCTGCTGCTGGCGCCCGAAGGTGCCGGTGCCGATCATCTGAAGGCGCTGTCACGCATTGCCCGCGTGCTTCGCGATCACGACATGGTCGCAAAGATCAGGGCGAGCGATTCCGCCAGCGCGATCTACACGCTGCTCAACGACGACACGACCTCGCACGCGGCGTGA
- a CDS encoding response regulator transcription factor gives MLARESADISTMIRFIGTPDFGAALDAMLRAVAPFDLSVVFAFPYDARPILLHDGYTHGVSPQALKAYLGGAYLLDPFYVACNNGQPAGLWRMRELAPDQFFQSNFSSSSEVHPCVSMESGSLIEEVGFVVPLEEAMQATYSLMRCRDGAPFSDQELERLRLYEPIVREAIRSNWRQRGMAVASATGNGSDAMEGAFDSLCADRLTGQQRKIVRLILRGHSNLSIGRTMNIAEGTVRIHRKNIYRRLGISGQGALFRIFIDHLNRRQLY, from the coding sequence ATGCTGGCAAGGGAATCGGCAGACATTTCCACGATGATCAGGTTTATCGGCACGCCCGATTTCGGCGCCGCACTCGACGCCATGCTGCGCGCGGTTGCCCCCTTCGACCTGTCGGTCGTTTTCGCCTTTCCCTACGATGCCCGCCCGATCCTGCTGCACGACGGCTACACGCATGGCGTCTCGCCGCAAGCGTTGAAGGCCTATCTTGGCGGCGCCTATCTGCTCGATCCGTTCTACGTCGCCTGCAACAACGGCCAGCCGGCAGGTCTGTGGCGGATGCGAGAGCTCGCGCCCGACCAATTCTTCCAGTCGAACTTTTCGTCGTCGAGCGAGGTCCATCCCTGCGTGTCTATGGAGTCCGGATCACTGATCGAGGAAGTGGGATTCGTCGTTCCGCTCGAGGAGGCGATGCAGGCGACCTATTCACTGATGCGCTGCCGCGATGGTGCGCCGTTCAGTGATCAGGAACTGGAGCGGCTGAGGCTCTACGAACCGATCGTGCGTGAGGCGATCCGGTCGAACTGGCGTCAAAGGGGCATGGCGGTCGCGAGCGCGACAGGAAACGGATCCGATGCCATGGAGGGGGCCTTCGACAGTCTTTGCGCCGACCGACTCACCGGGCAACAGCGCAAGATCGTCCGGCTGATCCTGCGCGGCCACAGCAACCTTTCGATCGGAAGGACGATGAACATCGCCGAAGGCACGGTTCGGATCCACCGCAAGAACATTTATCGTCGCCTCGGCATTTCCGGCCAAGGCGCATTGTTCCGGATTTTCATCGATCATTTGAATCGCCGTCAGCTTTATTGA